In a single window of the Marinitoga sp. 38H-ov genome:
- the ybeY gene encoding rRNA maturation RNase YbeY: protein MNINIINNQNIKNIDIQKVEKISKSILLKEKGDGDYELNILITNNNEIAKYNEEYRKKEGPTDVLSFEYGLDEEVIGDIIISVEKIEEQAPDFGNSFDEEFFYILIHGILHICGYDHINDEDKNIMFPLQDRYFKELYNN from the coding sequence TAAATATTATTAATAATCAAAATATAAAAAATATTGATATTCAAAAAGTAGAAAAAATATCTAAAAGTATTTTATTAAAAGAAAAAGGTGATGGAGACTATGAATTAAATATCTTAATTACTAATAATAATGAAATTGCTAAATATAATGAAGAATATAGAAAAAAAGAAGGGCCAACTGATGTTTTATCTTTTGAATATGGTTTGGACGAAGAAGTAATAGGGGATATAATTATTTCTGTTGAAAAAATAGAAGAACAAGCGCCTGATTTTGGGAATTCTTTTGATGAAGAATTTTTTTATATACTTATACATGGAATTTTACATATATGTGGATATGATCATATAAATGATGAAGATAAAAATATAATGTTTCCATTACAAGATAGATATTTTAAAGAATTATATAATAATTAG